In a single window of the Lebetimonas sp. JH292 genome:
- a CDS encoding iron ABC transporter permease yields the protein MKSKIFFFFLLLLGIAFISLKIGDFSISLKDLFLNNQNHFILFNIRLPRILSALLCGASLGIAGTVMQTVLKNPLASPFTLGISHGALFGVSIAVVFFNNMFLIESAFLGALSVMVFILLFGIMKNFAAESLILAGVAFSALFSSGSMFLQYFSDETQLSAIINWSFGDLGRANFQELIVLGTVFLIFFIFFYLKSWDFNALNIKESENIGVNKNKILFVSLILVTILTSICVAYFGIIGFIGLIAPHISKIILNNSNFKYIFPLSAVIGAVLLLIADDVSRTVLSPVIIPVGIFTSFIGAPMFLYLLFKLHRG from the coding sequence ATGAAAAGTAAAATTTTTTTCTTTTTTCTCCTTTTATTGGGGATAGCTTTTATATCCCTGAAAATAGGAGATTTCAGTATATCTTTAAAAGATTTATTCTTAAATAATCAAAATCATTTTATCCTTTTTAATATAAGACTTCCGAGAATTTTAAGTGCCTTGCTTTGCGGTGCAAGTTTGGGAATTGCCGGTACTGTTATGCAAACAGTTTTAAAAAACCCTTTGGCGTCTCCGTTTACTTTGGGTATTTCCCACGGGGCGCTGTTTGGGGTTAGTATAGCGGTTGTTTTCTTTAATAATATGTTTTTAATTGAAAGTGCTTTTTTGGGCGCACTGAGTGTTATGGTTTTTATACTGCTTTTTGGAATAATGAAAAATTTTGCAGCCGAATCGCTTATTTTGGCCGGTGTTGCCTTTAGTGCCCTTTTTTCTTCAGGTAGTATGTTTTTGCAGTATTTTTCCGATGAAACCCAGCTTTCTGCAATAATTAACTGGAGTTTCGGGGATTTGGGAAGAGCTAATTTTCAAGAATTAATTGTTTTAGGAACTGTGTTTTTAATTTTTTTTATATTTTTTTATTTAAAATCGTGGGATTTTAATGCTCTTAATATAAAAGAATCAGAAAATATAGGGGTTAATAAAAATAAAATATTGTTTGTTTCTTTAATTTTGGTAACAATCTTGACTTCAATATGTGTGGCATATTTTGGAATTATAGGTTTTATAGGTTTAATAGCTCCCCATATTTCAAAAATAATATTAAATAATTCGAATTTTAAATATATTTTTCCTTTGAGTGCCGTTATAGGTGCTGTTTTATTGCTTATTGCGGATGATGTTTCAAGAACAGTTCTTTCTCCTGTGATTATTCCGGTGGGAATTTTTACTTCTTTTATAGGTGCCCCTATGTTTTTATATTTGCTCTTTAAACTTCACAGGGGTTAA
- a CDS encoding iron ABC transporter substrate-binding protein, giving the protein MLKKILLIAVCFVSVFALSVKDSLGRVVNVSDNVKRVIAIGPGALRLVVYMQGGDKVVGIEKKEKSPFYSKKPYMLTHPNLLKLPVIGMGGPNPNPDLEKIIALKPDVIFAGYINASQADNIQNKTNIPVVVLSYGKIGTFANDKLFYSLNLIGKIIHNEKRAEKLKEFLTETDKDLRKRASKTDKKIYIGAVAFKGIHGITSTMPKFPPFELIGINNVIKSNAKSQVFISKEALYKANPDIIFLDESGFKIVKKEMSNFKNLKAVKNNEVYGILPYNLYMTNIATAYADTYYIGKVVFPDKFKDVNPVKKADELYKFLLGKACYKQMAKFFGGFKKLEMNEK; this is encoded by the coding sequence ATGTTAAAAAAAATTTTATTAATTGCTGTTTGTTTTGTATCAGTTTTTGCTTTGAGTGTTAAAGATTCACTGGGTAGGGTTGTAAACGTTTCAGATAATGTGAAAAGGGTTATTGCCATAGGCCCCGGTGCTTTGAGACTGGTTGTTTATATGCAGGGCGGAGATAAAGTTGTTGGTATTGAAAAAAAAGAAAAATCTCCTTTTTATTCTAAAAAACCTTATATGTTAACACATCCTAATCTTTTAAAACTTCCGGTAATCGGAATGGGCGGGCCAAATCCTAATCCTGATTTGGAAAAAATTATTGCTTTAAAACCCGATGTTATTTTTGCAGGATATATTAACGCTTCTCAGGCTGATAACATTCAAAACAAAACAAATATTCCGGTAGTTGTATTAAGTTACGGAAAAATAGGAACATTCGCAAATGATAAACTGTTTTATTCTTTAAATCTTATCGGAAAAATTATTCATAATGAAAAAAGAGCCGAGAAGTTAAAAGAATTTTTAACTGAAACAGACAAAGATTTGAGAAAAAGGGCGTCAAAAACAGATAAAAAAATTTATATCGGAGCTGTTGCATTTAAAGGAATTCACGGTATAACCTCTACAATGCCAAAATTTCCTCCTTTTGAGTTAATCGGAATAAATAATGTAATTAAATCCAATGCAAAATCTCAGGTTTTTATTTCTAAAGAGGCTTTATATAAAGCAAATCCGGATATTATATTCTTAGACGAATCAGGTTTTAAAATTGTAAAAAAAGAAATGAGTAATTTTAAAAATTTAAAGGCTGTAAAAAATAACGAGGTTTATGGCATACTTCCGTATAATTTATATATGACAAACATAGCAACTGCATATGCAGATACTTATTATATAGGAAAAGTCGTATTTCCGGATAAATTTAAAGATGTAAATCCTGTAAAAAAAGCAGACGAATTATATAAATTTTTACTTGGAAAAGCGTGCTACAAACAAATGGCTAAATTTTTTGGCGGATTTAAAAAATTGGAGATGAATGAAAAGTAA
- a CDS encoding helix-turn-helix domain-containing protein codes for MSCIYCNHYILYKLKNGYYKCAKCKRKFSPKKIERKAKILKGFLDELNPTEIAEKYNISYATVVKEIQNIRKIVVNICEEEFLKKQDLKEFNEYLYIPKTNRKNKNSIYKAQNFLTIDYGGKIYNILLSDMQKYKNLSYEEIKSLLRQSQLIKIQKQILIYQFWEYFETFITKYKGIKEKNFIYYLKEAEFRFNNFKLSVSELVNYEIHL; via the coding sequence ATGAGCTGCATCTATTGTAATCATTATATTTTATACAAATTAAAAAACGGATATTACAAATGCGCAAAATGCAAAAGAAAATTTTCACCGAAAAAAATTGAGCGGAAAGCAAAAATATTAAAAGGATTTTTAGATGAATTAAATCCCACGGAAATTGCTGAAAAATATAATATTTCATACGCAACGGTGGTAAAAGAAATACAAAACATAAGAAAAATAGTTGTAAATATTTGTGAAGAGGAATTTTTAAAAAAGCAGGATTTAAAAGAGTTTAATGAATATTTATATATACCCAAAACAAACAGAAAAAATAAAAATTCCATTTATAAAGCGCAAAATTTTTTAACTATCGATTATGGAGGGAAAATATACAATATACTGCTAAGCGATATGCAAAAATACAAAAATTTAAGTTATGAGGAAATTAAATCTCTTCTAAGGCAATCGCAGTTGATTAAAATACAAAAACAGATTTTAATATATCAGTTTTGGGAATATTTTGAAACATTTATTACCAAATATAAAGGTATCAAGGAAAAAAATTTTATATATTATTTAAAAGAAGCCGAATTCAGATTTAACAATTTTAAACTAAGCGTAAGTGAACTCGTAAATTATGAGATTCATCTATAA
- the hypF gene encoding carbamoyltransferase HypF, translating to MVSIKGLGGFHLVCDATNEKAVLELRERKRRPSKPFAIMFKNIENIKKYCEINENDEKLILSKEKPIVIVKKKKELTGIAPGIGKYGVFLPYTPVHFLLFNFLDFPIVATSANISNDPIIRDSDELIKKLGNVVDYILDYNRDIVNACDDSVVQSVKNKFITMRLSRGYAPKSFSIKQNIKPNILAVGANQKNTITLAFNNKMILSPHIGDLGTIDSIEYFERTIETFRRLYDFKEDIIICDKHPYYESTKWAKNQKKEIIQIQHHFAHALSGLFEFDLNEALVFAWDGTGYGDDGAIWGGEVFIANRKNFERVHHFKYFKLIGGEKAVKYPANMAVSLLNDEIGKKYSNYKLASSLKNGNFPLTSSVGRIFDMVAFLGGMIERNEYEGFSGMLIERYYNPLIKEYIDLKINKRINFYPLIEFLAKNRGNFELISSVFLNSLANLIKKISKNYNLPVLLTGGVFQNKTMLSLVDGFYFNQKIPVNDGGISVGQAAYGVWNL from the coding sequence ATTGTATCTATCAAAGGACTGGGAGGTTTTCATTTAGTATGTGATGCTACAAACGAAAAAGCGGTTTTGGAATTGAGAGAAAGAAAAAGAAGACCTTCCAAACCTTTTGCAATTATGTTTAAAAATATTGAAAATATAAAAAAATACTGTGAAATAAATGAAAATGATGAAAAATTAATTCTTTCAAAAGAAAAACCGATAGTTATTGTAAAAAAGAAAAAAGAGCTAACCGGCATTGCTCCCGGTATCGGAAAATACGGCGTGTTTTTGCCTTATACCCCCGTGCATTTTTTACTTTTTAACTTTTTAGATTTTCCTATAGTTGCTACAAGCGCTAATATAAGCAACGATCCAATTATAAGAGATAGTGATGAGTTAATTAAAAAACTTGGAAATGTTGTAGATTATATACTTGATTATAACAGGGATATTGTAAACGCATGCGATGATTCGGTTGTACAAAGTGTTAAAAATAAGTTTATCACTATGAGACTCTCACGTGGATATGCTCCAAAATCATTTAGTATTAAACAAAATATAAAACCAAATATACTTGCAGTTGGAGCTAATCAGAAAAATACTATAACCCTTGCCTTTAATAATAAAATGATACTATCGCCTCATATTGGGGATTTAGGCACAATTGACAGTATTGAGTATTTTGAAAGGACAATTGAGACTTTTAGAAGACTTTATGATTTTAAAGAAGATATTATAATCTGTGATAAACATCCGTATTATGAATCTACAAAATGGGCAAAAAATCAAAAAAAAGAAATTATTCAAATTCAACATCACTTCGCACATGCATTAAGCGGGCTTTTTGAATTTGATTTAAATGAAGCTTTGGTGTTTGCATGGGACGGGACCGGATACGGAGACGACGGGGCTATTTGGGGAGGTGAAGTTTTTATAGCAAACAGAAAAAATTTTGAAAGAGTACATCATTTTAAATATTTTAAATTAATAGGGGGAGAAAAAGCTGTTAAATATCCTGCTAATATGGCGGTCAGTCTTTTAAATGATGAAATTGGAAAAAAATATTCAAATTATAAATTGGCCTCTTCCTTAAAAAACGGAAATTTTCCTCTAACTTCATCTGTAGGAAGAATATTTGATATGGTCGCATTTTTAGGCGGAATGATAGAAAGAAATGAATATGAGGGGTTTTCCGGAATGCTGATTGAAAGATATTACAATCCTTTAATAAAAGAATATATTGATTTAAAAATTAATAAAAGAATTAATTTTTATCCTTTAATTGAATTTTTGGCAAAAAACAGGGGAAATTTTGAATTAATTTCTTCTGTTTTTTTAAATTCCCTTGCCAATTTAATAAAAAAGATTTCAAAAAATTATAATCTGCCTGTATTATTGACAGGCGGTGTTTTTCAAAATAAAACCATGTTATCTTTAGTAGATGGTTTTTATTTTAATCAGAAAATTCCCGTTAACGACGGGGGTATCAGCGTTGGGCAGGCAGCATACGGAGTTTGGAATTTATAG
- a CDS encoding acylphosphatase produces the protein MRIRYKINGIVQGVGFRPTVYKIAKKLNLRGYVLNSSDGVIVEIEGENIDKFIDVLKTKSSSSRKN, from the coding sequence ATGAGAATAAGATATAAAATAAACGGAATAGTCCAGGGTGTAGGTTTTAGACCCACTGTATACAAAATTGCTAAAAAATTAAATCTCAGAGGATATGTTTTAAACAGTTCTGACGGTGTGATTGTTGAAATAGAGGGTGAAAATATAGATAAATTTATCGATGTTTTAAAAACAAAATCTTCCTCCTCTCGCAAGAATTGA
- a CDS encoding HyaD/HybD family hydrogenase maturation endopeptidase, with translation MKILILGIGNILFGDEGIGVHLANYIDEKYDFMGPHEIDIIDGGTLAQRLIPIIVEYDRVFVFDCVDVDEAKIGDVYFFDFRNVPECVSWQGSAHEVEMLQTLQMIDMMGDLPETKIIGVVPYVIGEDTTFSITPEVQEAAKLMEKILITELNKLGIEAKIKNPDVKLTEVAKESFKRGVPEESLKGLEV, from the coding sequence ATGAAAATATTAATTTTGGGAATAGGTAATATATTATTTGGTGATGAGGGAATCGGAGTCCATCTTGCAAATTATATTGATGAAAAATATGACTTCATGGGTCCTCATGAAATTGACATAATTGACGGAGGTACTCTTGCTCAGAGACTGATACCTATAATTGTTGAATACGACAGGGTTTTTGTATTTGACTGTGTGGATGTTGACGAGGCAAAAATAGGAGATGTCTATTTTTTTGATTTTAGAAATGTGCCTGAGTGCGTTAGTTGGCAAGGTAGTGCACATGAAGTTGAAATGCTTCAAACCCTTCAAATGATTGATATGATGGGTGATTTGCCTGAAACAAAAATTATAGGAGTAGTGCCATATGTAATAGGTGAAGATACTACTTTTAGTATAACCCCCGAGGTTCAGGAAGCCGCAAAATTAATGGAAAAGATTTTAATTACAGAACTCAATAAATTAGGGATTGAAGCAAAAATTAAAAATCCTGATGTAAAACTTACAGAAGTTGCTAAAGAATCTTTTAAAAGGGGTGTTCCGGAAGAATCATTAAAAGGATTAGAAGTATGA
- the cybH gene encoding Ni/Fe-hydrogenase, b-type cytochrome subunit — MKFLKVMGNYLGGIEFSAGYRWQHWIRAISIFALIATGFYIANPYVTYANVSVDPTRFTQGYFRELHIIFGFAMIGAVLYKTFYFFFFREGKYERASLKDAFNIKVALQQVGYYLFVSKHPHTKGVYNPLQFWAYFALYLFFYGIIITGLALYAEVYHNGMGAFFYPFAKAVETFFGGLAYVRLWHHIFMWLIIIIVFIHIYMAVFNGVFNKNGSMDAIFSGMKWEKEEE, encoded by the coding sequence ATGAAATTTTTAAAAGTAATGGGAAATTATTTAGGCGGAATAGAATTTTCCGCCGGTTATAGATGGCAGCACTGGATTAGAGCCATTTCTATTTTTGCTCTTATTGCAACCGGGTTTTATATTGCCAATCCTTATGTGACATATGCAAATGTTTCTGTAGATCCAACCAGGTTTACACAGGGATATTTTAGGGAATTGCATATTATTTTCGGTTTTGCAATGATTGGCGCAGTTTTGTATAAAACTTTTTATTTCTTCTTTTTTAGGGAAGGAAAATATGAAAGAGCTTCATTAAAAGATGCGTTTAATATAAAAGTGGCTCTCCAACAAGTTGGATATTATTTATTTGTTTCTAAACATCCACACACTAAAGGTGTTTACAATCCGTTGCAATTTTGGGCATATTTTGCACTTTATCTGTTTTTTTACGGTATTATTATTACTGGTCTTGCTTTATATGCCGAAGTTTATCATAACGGAATGGGTGCCTTTTTTTATCCGTTCGCAAAAGCTGTTGAAACATTTTTCGGAGGACTTGCTTATGTAAGACTTTGGCATCATATATTTATGTGGCTGATTATAATTATTGTATTTATTCACATTTATATGGCTGTATTTAACGGTGTATTTAACAAAAACGGTTCAATGGATGCAATATTCTCAGGTATGAAATGGGAAAAAGAAGAAGAATAA
- a CDS encoding nickel-dependent hydrogenase large subunit: MAKRVVIDPITRIEGHLRVEVVLDDNNIIKDAYSSATLWRGIEVILKGRDPRDAGFMTQRICGVCTYSHYKAGIMAVEDALGIEPPLNAKLTRELMNMALFFHDHMVHFYQLHGLDWVDIISALKADPKKASEEAFKYVPKGYNPIATGEDELREVQKRVAKFAEKGDLGPFKNAYWGHKTMRFTPEQNLIALSHYLKTLEIQRIAAQAMAIFGGKNPHPQSLTVGGVTCAMDLEDPSRLGEYLQKFQILADYANRAYYADIVMAAAAFGNEPSVVQLTNLGNFLTYKEHQIGANEWLFDASGYILNHDLSKFYEIDESKIEEDVTHSWYKDTGFRHPYNGETVPNYTGYVDGKSVDGKGNEVNAKVVNPQGKYSWVKSPRYNKKPMEVGPLACMAVNYAKGNPRVKKVVDEFLAQTGLPAKALFTVLGRTAARMLQTKVIADYGIAAFNNLVENLKSDKSTVTPYKIDTNKEYKGRYIGDVPRGMLSHWCRIKDGKIENWQAVVPSTWNAGPVDGNGEKGAYEANLIGMKLADPSKPLEVIRSIHSYDPCIACAVHVMDVKGKKLGEFKVDPLYGAC, translated from the coding sequence ATGGCAAAAAGAGTAGTAATAGACCCGATTACAAGAATTGAAGGGCATTTAAGGGTAGAAGTTGTATTGGATGATAATAATATAATTAAAGATGCTTATTCTTCTGCAACTCTATGGAGAGGTATTGAAGTAATTTTAAAAGGAAGAGATCCAAGAGACGCAGGATTTATGACACAAAGAATATGCGGTGTTTGTACATATTCTCATTATAAAGCCGGAATTATGGCTGTAGAAGATGCTTTGGGGATAGAACCCCCTCTAAATGCAAAACTTACAAGAGAATTAATGAATATGGCACTGTTTTTTCATGACCATATGGTCCATTTTTATCAATTGCACGGGCTTGACTGGGTAGATATTATAAGCGCACTTAAAGCCGACCCTAAAAAAGCGAGCGAAGAAGCGTTTAAATATGTACCAAAAGGATATAATCCAATAGCAACAGGTGAAGATGAATTGAGAGAAGTTCAAAAAAGAGTGGCAAAATTTGCCGAAAAAGGTGATTTAGGCCCATTTAAAAATGCGTATTGGGGTCACAAAACAATGAGATTTACACCTGAGCAAAATTTAATTGCACTTAGCCATTATTTAAAAACACTTGAAATTCAAAGAATTGCGGCTCAGGCAATGGCAATTTTCGGTGGTAAAAACCCTCATCCGCAAAGTTTAACAGTCGGCGGTGTTACATGTGCTATGGATTTGGAAGATCCAAGCAGACTTGGAGAATATTTGCAAAAATTCCAAATTTTGGCTGATTATGCAAACAGGGCATATTATGCAGATATAGTAATGGCTGCTGCTGCATTTGGAAATGAACCAAGTGTTGTTCAGCTTACAAACCTTGGTAATTTCTTAACATACAAAGAGCATCAAATAGGTGCAAATGAATGGCTGTTTGATGCAAGCGGATATATTTTAAATCATGATTTGAGTAAATTTTATGAAATTGACGAAAGCAAAATAGAAGAAGACGTAACTCACAGCTGGTATAAAGATACAGGATTCAGACATCCATATAACGGAGAAACTGTTCCTAATTATACAGGATATGTTGACGGTAAATCAGTTGACGGTAAAGGTAATGAAGTTAATGCAAAAGTTGTAAATCCACAAGGAAAATATTCATGGGTTAAATCACCAAGATATAATAAAAAACCTATGGAAGTGGGACCTCTTGCATGTATGGCAGTTAATTATGCAAAAGGAAATCCAAGGGTTAAAAAAGTCGTTGATGAATTTTTGGCTCAAACAGGACTTCCTGCAAAAGCATTGTTTACTGTTCTTGGAAGAACTGCTGCTAGAATGCTTCAAACTAAAGTTATTGCAGATTATGGAATTGCAGCATTTAATAATTTGGTTGAAAATTTAAAATCTGACAAATCAACAGTCACACCATATAAAATTGACACTAATAAAGAATATAAGGGAAGATACATCGGGGATGTCCCAAGAGGAATGTTGAGCCACTGGTGTAGAATTAAAGACGGAAAAATCGAAAACTGGCAAGCAGTTGTTCCGTCAACCTGGAATGCCGGTCCAGTGGACGGAAACGGTGAAAAAGGCGCTTACGAAGCAAACTTAATTGGTATGAAATTGGCTGATCCAAGCAAACCTTTAGAAGTTATCAGAAGTATTCACAGCTATGACCCATGTATTGCATGTGCAGTTCATGTTATGGATGTTAAAGGTAAAAAATTAGGTGAATTTAAAGTAGACCCACTATATGGTGCATGCTAA
- a CDS encoding hydrogenase small subunit, translating into MNEATIQKIKERLATLKKLPGIGQKSVAEVLEEHGFTRRDFLKWSAAMAVMLGLPTKFSPLIAEAAEVSDRLPVVWLHLAECTGCSESLIRNDSPTIDNILFNFINLQYHDTIMAAAGWQAEENFEEAMEKFAGRFVLCVEGGVPTKDGGEFLTIGPHAETGLEKLKRTADKAAAVISVGTCSSFGGIQAAAPNPTGVKGVYQVINKPVINVPGCPPSAKNIVGTVLYVILFGALPAVDNFNRPKFAYGLRIHDLCERRGHFDAGEFVEEFGDHGAENGFCLYKVGCKGPYTFNNCSRERFNQHTSWPVQAGHGCIGCSEPDFWDSMAPYEEPLANHKFASATVDATADKIGATILVVAGVAIVAHAALSAIKNPKE; encoded by the coding sequence ATGAATGAAGCAACTATCCAAAAAATTAAAGAGAGATTAGCAACTCTCAAAAAACTTCCAGGAATTGGACAAAAAAGTGTAGCTGAGGTTTTGGAAGAACATGGATTTACAAGAAGGGATTTTCTAAAATGGTCTGCGGCTATGGCTGTAATGCTTGGACTTCCAACAAAATTTTCTCCGTTAATTGCCGAAGCGGCAGAAGTCAGTGATAGATTGCCAGTTGTTTGGCTTCATTTGGCTGAATGTACAGGATGTAGTGAAAGTTTAATCAGAAACGACTCTCCTACAATTGACAATATTCTTTTTAATTTCATCAATCTTCAATACCATGATACAATCATGGCTGCAGCCGGATGGCAGGCAGAAGAAAATTTTGAAGAAGCTATGGAAAAATTTGCAGGTAGATTTGTATTATGTGTTGAAGGCGGTGTACCTACAAAAGATGGCGGTGAATTTTTAACAATAGGCCCGCATGCTGAAACAGGGCTTGAAAAATTAAAAAGAACTGCCGATAAAGCGGCTGCAGTTATAAGTGTCGGTACTTGTAGCAGTTTTGGAGGTATTCAGGCAGCAGCACCAAACCCAACTGGTGTAAAAGGTGTTTATCAGGTAATCAATAAACCAGTAATAAATGTACCAGGCTGTCCTCCAAGTGCAAAAAATATTGTTGGAACTGTATTATATGTAATATTATTCGGTGCACTTCCTGCAGTTGATAATTTCAACAGACCTAAATTTGCATACGGACTTAGAATTCACGATTTATGTGAAAGAAGAGGGCATTTTGATGCCGGTGAATTTGTTGAAGAGTTCGGTGATCACGGTGCAGAAAACGGATTTTGTTTATATAAAGTAGGTTGTAAAGGACCTTATACATTTAATAACTGTTCAAGAGAAAGATTTAACCAACATACATCTTGGCCGGTTCAGGCGGGACACGGTTGTATAGGATGTTCTGAACCAGATTTCTGGGATTCTATGGCTCCATATGAAGAACCGCTTGCAAATCATAAATTTGCTTCAGCTACAGTAGATGCTACAGCAGATAAAATCGGTGCAACTATTTTAGTGGTGGCAGGTGTCGCAATTGTAGCTCATGCAGCACTTAGTGCAATTAAAAATCCTAAGGAGTAG
- a CDS encoding nickel-dependent hydrogenase large subunit, whose product MKITKKIVNKIEGEASLKIYGEEKVDFVEIEFWQYRGVESYLINRPVMDALVINPRICGICGHSHLFATVKAIENAVNAKVSKKAEILRDITVGLEIVENHIKWFYITLFPTQIKDKKYIFKAGEFAALISKAIALIAGQYPHNSYMVPGGVTSDPTNLEIIKLKDLLNKIYEKYQEKIMDLNLNSEDIELFFENLPKDIGKSINRFLVLGDNLFFKKNGDVNLVKEVENSSLSKNVLYNGEFVEVGPLARNINNENIRKIYNNYKNSIFTRILTRVYEGLLILEYLINKIKEIDICEPSYIKCGMSNSKGIAAVEAPRGSLIHEIEIKNGKIAYYNIIVPTQFNLSSSKDKNKLSAAQSAMINEKKEYIDSIFKCFDICAVCVSH is encoded by the coding sequence ATGAAAATAACAAAAAAAATTGTTAACAAAATAGAAGGTGAAGCAAGCTTAAAAATTTACGGTGAAGAAAAAGTGGATTTTGTTGAAATAGAATTTTGGCAATACAGGGGTGTTGAAAGTTATTTAATAAACAGGCCCGTAATGGATGCTTTGGTTATTAACCCGAGAATTTGCGGTATTTGCGGCCATTCCCATCTGTTTGCCACCGTAAAAGCAATTGAGAATGCTGTAAATGCAAAAGTTTCAAAGAAAGCTGAAATTTTAAGAGATATTACTGTTGGGCTTGAAATTGTGGAAAATCATATCAAATGGTTTTATATTACACTTTTCCCAACACAGATAAAAGATAAAAAATATATTTTTAAAGCAGGCGAATTTGCCGCGTTGATTTCAAAGGCAATAGCTCTTATTGCGGGGCAGTATCCACATAATTCCTATATGGTTCCCGGAGGTGTTACCTCAGACCCCACAAATTTGGAAATAATAAAATTAAAAGATTTATTAAATAAAATTTATGAAAAATATCAAGAGAAAATTATGGATTTGAACTTAAATTCAGAGGATATTGAGCTTTTTTTTGAAAATCTGCCTAAAGATATTGGTAAAAGTATTAACAGGTTTTTGGTTTTGGGAGATAATCTTTTTTTTAAAAAAAACGGTGATGTCAATTTGGTTAAAGAAGTTGAAAATTCGTCTTTAAGCAAAAATGTTTTATATAACGGGGAGTTTGTGGAAGTAGGTCCTCTTGCAAGAAATATAAACAATGAAAATATAAGAAAAATTTATAATAATTACAAAAACAGTATATTTACGAGAATTCTTACAAGGGTATATGAAGGTTTACTCATTTTAGAATATTTAATTAATAAAATAAAAGAAATAGATATATGCGAGCCTTCATATATAAAATGTGGAATGAGTAATTCAAAAGGGATTGCCGCTGTCGAAGCGCCCAGAGGAAGCCTGATTCATGAGATAGAAATAAAAAACGGAAAAATCGCTTATTACAATATTATAGTTCCCACACAGTTTAACCTTTCCTCTTCAAAGGATAAAAACAAATTATCCGCCGCCCAGTCTGCAATGATAAACGAAAAAAAAGAATATATTGATTCAATTTTTAAATGTTTTGATATATGTGCTGTCTGTGTCAGCCATTAA
- a CDS encoding hydrogenase, whose protein sequence is MRSKLKIIWIDAVGCNGCTHSFINYPFLNEIYKKFDFLYHPVFDSPPFELQKSDILIVEGALKNNFPRLGFNLNDLIRKLFFKADKIIALGTCAVYGGVFGEGLMFNKEQKGAFYKCRDKIINIPGCPAHYEWLAYVLNMLYENKKILLDEENRPKEIFSYTSHSGCSRNEYFEWKIDAEAFGTKEGCLFYEQGCQGPYTHSNCNKILWNEVNSKPRAGTPCFGCTEKNFPKTGLFKTETFMGIPAKIPLGVSKRAYLTISGMAKSLKNERLSKKLIDGCENENNKKNC, encoded by the coding sequence ATGCGCTCAAAGCTTAAAATAATATGGATAGACGCTGTAGGGTGTAACGGCTGTACACATTCTTTTATAAATTATCCGTTTTTAAATGAAATTTATAAAAAATTTGATTTTTTATACCATCCGGTTTTTGATTCTCCTCCGTTTGAATTACAAAAAAGTGACATATTAATTGTAGAAGGTGCTTTAAAAAATAATTTTCCAAGACTCGGGTTTAATCTTAACGATTTAATAAGAAAACTCTTTTTTAAAGCAGACAAAATAATTGCACTTGGAACCTGTGCCGTATACGGCGGAGTATTTGGGGAAGGTCTAATGTTTAATAAAGAACAAAAAGGGGCTTTTTATAAATGCAGAGACAAAATAATCAATATTCCCGGATGCCCCGCTCATTATGAATGGCTTGCTTATGTGTTGAATATGTTGTATGAAAATAAAAAAATTTTATTGGACGAAGAAAACAGGCCAAAAGAAATTTTCTCATACACTTCCCACAGCGGATGCAGCAGGAATGAATATTTTGAATGGAAAATAGATGCTGAGGCTTTCGGAACAAAAGAAGGGTGTCTTTTTTACGAACAGGGATGTCAGGGGCCGTATACCCACAGTAACTGTAATAAAATTTTATGGAATGAAGTAAATTCAAAACCGAGAGCCGGAACTCCATGTTTTGGCTGTACAGAAAAAAATTTTCCAAAAACAGGGCTTTTTAAAACAGAAACTTTTATGGGAATTCCTGCAAAAATTCCTCTTGGAGTTAGTAAAAGGGCATATCTTACTATCAGCGGAATGGCAAAGAGTTTAAAAAACGAAAGACTTTCAAAAAAATTAATAGACGGATGTGAGAATGAAAATAACAAAAAAAATTGTTAA